A window of Flavobacterium flavigenum contains these coding sequences:
- a CDS encoding phosphatase PAP2 family protein: protein MLEKIQEIDTRLLVYLNSLGSEAFDPLWLIITKQVYWTPFFLFLFFLIYKKIGIKQTLYVLLFIAALIAFTDQTTNLFKNTFQRLRPCNNPEINTIIRIVQSRSSYSFFSGHAANTMAVATFLFLVLKRHFKYLGFLFLWPLIFAYSRIYLGLHYPGDILTGYFFGALFGFLMFKLYQNLKPKYFPG from the coding sequence ATGCTTGAAAAAATACAGGAAATAGATACCAGGTTACTTGTGTATCTTAACAGTTTAGGTTCAGAAGCATTCGATCCACTTTGGCTGATTATTACCAAACAAGTATATTGGACGCCTTTTTTTCTCTTTTTATTTTTTCTTATTTATAAAAAAATAGGCATTAAGCAAACTTTGTATGTCTTGCTTTTTATAGCTGCTTTAATTGCTTTTACAGATCAGACAACGAATCTTTTCAAAAATACTTTTCAACGTTTACGTCCTTGTAACAATCCTGAAATCAATACCATCATCAGGATAGTACAATCCCGTAGTTCATACAGTTTTTTCTCTGGACACGCTGCTAATACTATGGCTGTGGCTACCTTTTTATTTTTGGTTTTAAAACGCCATTTCAAATACCTTGGATTTTTGTTTTTATGGCCGTTAATCTTTGCTTATAGCCGTATTTATTTAGGTTTGCATTATCCGGGAGATATTCTTACCGGATATTTCTTTGGAGCCCTTTTCGGATTTTTGATGTTCAAGCTATATCAAAATTTAAAGCCAAAATATTTTCCGGGATAA
- a CDS encoding polyprenyl synthetase family protein, protein MNITSQIKQPIFSEMELFEKKFHESMTSKVALLNRITYYIVNRKGKQMRPMFVFLTAKMVSGGTVNERTYRGASVIELIHTATLVHDDVVDDSNRRRGFFSINALWKNKIAVLVGDYLLSKGLLLSIDNGDFDLLKIISVAVREMSEGELLQIEKARRLDITEEVYYEIIRKKTATLIAACCALGARSVIEEDDIQVENMRKFGELIGMAFQIKDDLFDYSEEAIGKPTGIDIKEQKMTLPLIHVLNTCSPQEKKWLINSIKNHNKDKKRVKEVIAFVKNNNGLAYAENKMIQFQQEALSLLENYPDSEFKDALTLMVNYVIERKK, encoded by the coding sequence ATGAATATTACTTCTCAAATAAAACAGCCTATTTTTAGCGAAATGGAACTTTTCGAAAAAAAGTTCCATGAATCCATGACTTCAAAGGTTGCATTGTTAAATCGTATTACCTATTATATTGTAAACCGAAAAGGAAAGCAAATGCGTCCAATGTTTGTTTTTCTCACTGCAAAAATGGTTTCAGGAGGTACTGTAAATGAGAGAACGTATCGTGGAGCTTCTGTAATTGAGCTGATTCATACCGCAACTTTAGTACACGACGATGTGGTTGATGACAGTAATCGTCGACGCGGATTTTTCTCTATCAACGCACTCTGGAAAAATAAAATTGCGGTTTTGGTAGGTGACTATTTACTTTCAAAAGGACTGTTGTTATCGATTGATAATGGTGATTTTGATCTTTTGAAAATTATTTCTGTCGCTGTCCGCGAAATGAGCGAAGGTGAATTGCTTCAAATCGAAAAAGCACGCCGACTCGATATTACAGAAGAGGTTTACTACGAAATTATCCGAAAAAAAACGGCTACTCTTATAGCTGCCTGTTGTGCGCTTGGTGCCAGATCAGTAATCGAAGAGGATGATATACAGGTCGAAAATATGCGTAAATTCGGAGAGCTTATCGGAATGGCTTTTCAAATCAAAGACGATTTATTTGATTACAGCGAAGAAGCTATTGGAAAACCAACCGGAATCGATATTAAAGAGCAAAAAATGACTTTGCCTTTAATTCATGTTTTAAATACCTGCTCCCCGCAGGAAAAAAAGTGGCTGATCAACTCCATTAAAAACCACAACAAAGACAAAAAACGCGTAAAAGAAGTGATTGCCTTTGTAAAAAACAACAATGGTCTGGCTTACGCCGAAAATAAAATGATCCAGTTTCAGCAGGAAGCACTTTCTCTTTTAGAAAATTACCCGGATTCTGAATTTAAAGATGCACTTACCTTGATGGTGAATTACGTTATTGAAAGAAAGAAATAG
- a CDS encoding DUF6702 family protein — MKKNAIYFLIGILFLSLSSFVFHKFYMGIFQVNYVAEKKMVQITSRIFVDDLNNGIEKKYHKKTFIGTEKETQADLDLLKRYLSENFSIKINGQPKTIVFLSKELEADDVLVCYSKITGVEKLKTLEITNTILTDWNAEQQNITHISAFATKRSVLFTESSRKEVLKY; from the coding sequence ATGAAAAAGAATGCCATTTATTTCTTAATCGGAATACTATTTTTATCGCTGTCTTCTTTTGTATTTCATAAATTCTACATGGGCATTTTTCAGGTGAATTATGTAGCTGAAAAAAAAATGGTCCAGATTACGTCAAGGATATTTGTGGATGACCTGAATAACGGAATCGAAAAAAAGTACCATAAAAAAACATTTATTGGAACTGAAAAAGAAACCCAGGCAGATCTTGATTTGCTAAAAAGATACCTCTCAGAAAATTTCAGTATTAAAATAAACGGTCAGCCAAAAACCATTGTTTTTTTGTCTAAAGAGCTGGAAGCAGATGATGTCTTAGTTTGCTATTCGAAAATTACGGGAGTTGAAAAACTCAAGACATTAGAAATTACAAACACTATTTTAACAGACTGGAATGCTGAACAGCAAAATATTACACATATTTCAGCATTTGCGACCAAAAGAAGTGTTCTTTTTACAGAATCTTCAAGGAAAGAAGTGTTAAAGTATTAA
- a CDS encoding RNA polymerase sigma factor produces the protein MKIIQLHQEEAKIIKLAVENNRQAQQQIYSKFSSKMLSVCRQYIKDIQLAEDVMITAFMKVFTNLKNFEHKGSFEGWIRRIMVNECISYLRVQKKVKFAEDEFFTEESFNEIDSQFTVEQIQFLIDALPDGYRMVFNLYAIEGYKHNEIAKMLGINEGTSKSQLSHARKMLQTQITILKKQENGTE, from the coding sequence ATGAAAATTATTCAGTTACATCAAGAAGAAGCTAAAATCATAAAGCTGGCTGTCGAAAACAACCGACAGGCACAGCAACAGATTTATAGTAAGTTTTCTTCGAAAATGCTAAGCGTGTGCCGTCAATATATAAAAGACATTCAGCTGGCAGAAGATGTAATGATAACCGCTTTCATGAAAGTATTTACGAATCTGAAAAATTTTGAGCATAAAGGAAGTTTTGAAGGCTGGATCCGCCGCATTATGGTTAACGAATGCATTTCATATCTAAGAGTTCAGAAAAAAGTAAAATTTGCCGAAGATGAATTTTTTACTGAGGAGAGTTTTAATGAAATCGACAGTCAGTTTACAGTAGAACAGATTCAGTTTTTAATTGATGCTTTGCCCGACGGCTATAGAATGGTTTTCAATTTATATGCGATTGAAGGCTACAAGCACAATGAAATTGCAAAGATGTTAGGAATTAATGAAGGAACATCAAAATCGCAATTATCGCACGCAAGGAAAATGCTGCAAACACAAATTACTATTTTAAAAAAACAAGAAAATGGAACCGAATAA
- a CDS encoding O-methyltransferase, with translation MHFISQDLEDYIEQHSENEPELLAKLNKETYQKILLPRMLSGHFQGRVLSMLSKLIRPINILEIGTYTGYAALCLCEGIQENGQLHTIDIKEELVDFQRKYFDASPWGAQIFQHLGEAVAIIPTLDVKFDLVFIDADKENYINYWEMIVPKMNKGGIILSDNVLWSGKVLEPVHPNDVSTKILLEYNLLLKNDPRVETVLLPIRDGLTVSRVL, from the coding sequence ATGCATTTTATTTCACAAGACTTAGAAGATTATATTGAACAGCATTCTGAAAACGAACCGGAATTATTAGCAAAACTCAATAAAGAAACCTACCAGAAAATCCTCTTGCCAAGAATGTTAAGCGGGCATTTTCAGGGGCGTGTTTTAAGTATGCTCTCTAAATTGATCCGGCCAATAAATATTTTGGAAATCGGGACTTATACCGGCTATGCCGCTTTGTGTTTGTGTGAAGGAATACAGGAAAACGGACAGCTTCACACGATTGATATCAAAGAAGAGCTTGTTGATTTTCAGCGTAAATATTTTGATGCATCGCCATGGGGAGCGCAAATTTTTCAGCATTTAGGTGAAGCCGTTGCTATTATTCCGACGCTGGATGTAAAATTTGATTTGGTTTTTATTGATGCTGACAAAGAAAATTATATTAATTACTGGGAAATGATTGTTCCGAAAATGAATAAAGGTGGAATCATTTTGTCAGATAATGTTTTATGGAGCGGGAAAGTCTTGGAACCGGTTCACCCAAATGATGTAAGTACCAAAATACTTTTAGAATACAATTTACTTTTGAAAAATGATCCAAGAGTAGAAACTGTTTTATTGCCAATTCGCGATGGATTGACAGTGAGCAGGGTTTTATAA
- a CDS encoding carboxypeptidase-like regulatory domain-containing protein encodes MKLNNILYIIVIFIVQISFGQTSGAKEIQGQILKQSTPVDGVNIINNNTQVTAVSDVNGLFSIVAKEGDVLVFSSVNLEPLKRRIGAEDLQEKLLRIKMAAKEIELKEVIVNENANITAENLGIIPHGQKKYTPAERKIYTATSTSVDKILNSISGRTAMLKKEAKIEKKEVLFRKLEYLFEENYYTDRLKIPLEHIKGFQLYCVESPEFAVSLNTKNKTMSMFLITGLAQEYLKIIENEK; translated from the coding sequence GTGAAGCTAAATAATATACTATATATCATTGTAATTTTTATTGTTCAGATTTCTTTTGGGCAAACTTCTGGTGCTAAAGAAATCCAGGGTCAGATTCTTAAGCAGTCTACTCCTGTTGATGGTGTAAACATTATTAATAATAATACACAGGTTACGGCGGTTTCAGATGTAAACGGATTGTTTTCTATTGTGGCAAAAGAAGGAGATGTTTTAGTTTTTTCTTCAGTAAATTTAGAACCGTTAAAACGTCGGATTGGTGCTGAAGATTTACAAGAAAAGCTACTTCGGATAAAAATGGCAGCAAAAGAAATTGAGTTAAAAGAAGTGATTGTAAATGAGAATGCTAATATTACAGCAGAAAACCTCGGAATTATTCCGCATGGGCAAAAAAAATATACTCCGGCTGAAAGAAAAATTTATACCGCAACATCAACCTCAGTGGATAAAATACTAAATTCTATTTCAGGAAGAACTGCCATGCTGAAAAAAGAGGCTAAAATTGAGAAGAAAGAGGTTCTTTTTAGAAAATTAGAATATCTCTTTGAGGAAAATTATTATACAGATCGACTTAAAATTCCGTTAGAACATATTAAAGGATTTCAGCTTTATTGCGTGGAAAGTCCTGAATTTGCTGTATCTTTGAATACTAAGAACAAAACAATGAGTATGTTTTTAATAACAGGTCTTGCTCAGGAATATCTAAAAATCATAGAAAATGAAAAATAA
- a CDS encoding YceI family protein yields MKTLKSIFLTVICLGITFYTNAQKNYTVSTKSKFEVAGTSTIHDWVMKSTDGTGTANLTVKDSKLTDINSLTVILPAESLKSGKSSMDDVAYEALDTKTYKNIKYVLKSADKVNETVWNLTGVYTISGVSKELKTQVSITGVNGNFVLRGSNQITFADFGISPPTAALGVVRTGKDLTILFNITLNDYTQSENILVIK; encoded by the coding sequence ATGAAAACTCTCAAATCTATTTTTTTAACAGTTATCTGTTTAGGAATTACTTTTTACACCAATGCTCAAAAAAATTATACAGTTAGTACAAAATCTAAATTTGAAGTTGCCGGAACTTCTACTATTCACGATTGGGTAATGAAATCAACAGACGGAACTGGCACAGCTAATTTAACAGTTAAAGATTCTAAACTGACTGACATAAACAGCCTGACAGTTATCTTGCCTGCAGAAAGCCTTAAAAGCGGAAAATCTAGCATGGACGATGTGGCTTACGAAGCTTTAGATACAAAAACATACAAAAACATTAAATATGTTTTAAAATCTGCTGATAAAGTAAATGAAACTGTATGGAACCTAACCGGGGTATATACGATTTCTGGTGTCAGTAAAGAGTTAAAAACGCAGGTTAGCATAACAGGCGTTAATGGAAACTTTGTTTTAAGAGGGTCTAACCAGATCACTTTTGCTGATTTTGGAATATCTCCTCCAACAGCAGCCCTTGGAGTGGTAAGAACCGGAAAAGACCTGACTATTCTTTTTAATATTACTTTAAATGATTACACCCAAAGTGAAAATATTTTAGTAATTAAATAA
- a CDS encoding M1 family metallopeptidase produces the protein MKRLSLLLLFPAMLFAQEKNTTVAPKQQGKYDTNKFSQMYDLMATPNMFRTASGAPGPAYYQQQADYKIDIELDDKNSKLSGSETITYSNNSPDSLEYLWIQLDQNQAKANTQSTLAEGEKINQVFPLGSFSDKYLKKNLERGFNIEYVKDSKGNPMSYTINETMMRIDLDKPLKPGEKISFAIKWWYNINNYQKEGGRSGYEFFEKDGNKLYVIAQFYPRMAVYNDVEGWQNMQFWGSGEFALPFGNFDVNITVPADHVINATGELTNRSEVFTAEQVKRYEQAQKSFDKPVVIVTQAEAEAAEKGFSEKKKTWKFSAKNVRDFGIASSRKFIYDAMAVKIGNRTVMAESVYPKEANPLWGETSTMTVAHTLKSYSSHTFDYPYPKAVSVSAEDQGMEYPMICWNFGRPDENGKTSREVKNGMIGVIIHEVGHTFFPMIVNSDERQWTWMDEGLNSFLEYLAEQELDSKFPSRRGPARNIVPYMSGDQKFLEPIMSNSETIHQFGNNAYGKPATGLNILREVVMGRELFDYGFKTYANRWKFKHPTPEDFFRTMEDASAVDLDWFWRGWFYSTDFVDIGIKDVKQYYVSDTPTADIKEVKVRKGRFGYEKGPFVYLVSGDNAEVDVSKKKALKVEDFKPLADYVNETFTAEEKANIKSPKYFYEVEFNKPGGMIMPILVEITYEDGSKSNYQYPAQIWRKGNESAKKVYATEKRIKSIQIDPKLLTADIDVTNNSWPKVEEKSKFD, from the coding sequence ATGAAAAGACTTTCATTACTATTGCTTTTTCCTGCTATGCTATTTGCTCAGGAAAAAAATACGACTGTTGCTCCAAAACAACAGGGAAAGTATGATACGAACAAATTTAGCCAAATGTATGATTTGATGGCTACACCCAATATGTTCCGCACGGCATCTGGTGCCCCAGGTCCTGCTTATTATCAACAACAGGCAGATTACAAGATTGATATCGAATTAGACGATAAAAATTCAAAATTAAGCGGATCTGAAACGATTACGTATTCTAATAATTCACCAGACAGTCTGGAATATTTATGGATCCAGCTGGATCAGAATCAGGCTAAAGCGAATACGCAGTCAACTTTGGCAGAAGGAGAAAAAATTAATCAGGTATTTCCATTAGGAAGTTTTTCTGATAAGTATCTGAAGAAAAACCTGGAACGCGGTTTTAATATTGAATATGTGAAGGATTCGAAAGGAAATCCTATGTCCTATACAATCAACGAAACCATGATGCGAATCGACCTGGATAAACCTTTAAAACCAGGGGAAAAGATTTCGTTTGCTATAAAATGGTGGTACAACATTAATAATTATCAAAAAGAAGGAGGACGTTCTGGTTACGAATTCTTTGAGAAAGACGGCAATAAATTATATGTGATCGCTCAATTCTATCCAAGAATGGCAGTTTACAATGATGTTGAAGGATGGCAGAATATGCAGTTTTGGGGAAGCGGAGAATTCGCATTGCCATTTGGAAATTTTGATGTGAATATTACAGTTCCTGCAGATCACGTAATTAATGCTACCGGAGAACTGACAAACAGGTCAGAAGTATTTACGGCAGAACAGGTAAAACGTTATGAACAGGCTCAAAAGTCATTTGATAAACCGGTTGTAATTGTTACTCAGGCTGAAGCCGAAGCAGCTGAAAAAGGATTTTCTGAAAAGAAAAAAACATGGAAATTCAGTGCGAAAAACGTAAGGGATTTTGGAATTGCTTCTTCAAGAAAATTCATTTACGATGCAATGGCGGTAAAAATTGGAAACAGAACAGTAATGGCTGAATCAGTTTATCCAAAAGAGGCAAATCCGCTTTGGGGAGAAACTTCCACAATGACTGTGGCACATACTTTAAAAAGTTATTCTTCGCATACGTTTGATTACCCGTACCCAAAAGCAGTTTCGGTTTCAGCTGAAGATCAGGGTATGGAATATCCAATGATTTGCTGGAATTTTGGTCGTCCTGACGAAAATGGTAAAACAAGCAGGGAAGTTAAAAACGGAATGATTGGTGTAATAATTCACGAAGTAGGACACACTTTCTTCCCAATGATTGTAAACTCAGATGAGCGTCAATGGACCTGGATGGATGAAGGCTTAAATTCGTTTCTGGAATATTTAGCAGAACAAGAACTGGATTCAAAATTCCCTTCAAGACGTGGACCGGCCAGAAATATTGTTCCGTACATGAGTGGGGACCAGAAATTTTTGGAGCCAATCATGTCAAACTCTGAAACCATTCATCAATTCGGAAATAACGCTTACGGAAAACCGGCTACAGGACTTAATATCCTGAGAGAAGTTGTGATGGGGAGAGAATTGTTTGATTATGGTTTTAAAACCTATGCCAACAGATGGAAGTTCAAACATCCAACGCCTGAAGATTTCTTCAGAACAATGGAAGATGCATCTGCAGTAGATTTAGACTGGTTTTGGAGAGGATGGTTTTATTCAACAGATTTTGTAGATATTGGGATTAAAGATGTAAAACAATATTATGTTTCTGATACCCCAACTGCAGATATAAAAGAGGTCAAAGTTAGAAAAGGACGCTTCGGTTATGAAAAAGGACCTTTTGTTTATTTGGTTTCTGGTGATAATGCTGAAGTAGATGTCTCAAAGAAAAAAGCTTTAAAAGTAGAAGATTTTAAGCCTTTGGCTGATTATGTAAATGAGACTTTTACAGCAGAGGAAAAAGCAAACATCAAATCACCTAAATATTTCTACGAAGTAGAATTCAATAAACCGGGCGGAATGATTATGCCTATTCTGGTTGAAATCACCTATGAAGACGGTTCAAAAAGCAATTATCAGTATCCGGCACAAATCTGGCGAAAAGGAAATGAGTCAGCCAAGAAAGTATACGCAACTGAAAAACGAATTAAGAGCATTCAGATAGATCCAAAATTACTAACGGCAGACATAGATGTAACTAACAATTCATGGCCAAAAGTAGAGGAAAAATCAAAGTTTGACTAA
- the rlmN gene encoding 23S rRNA (adenine(2503)-C(2))-methyltransferase RlmN yields the protein MQIEKKDIRALSKDQLREFFVANNDKAFRGNQVYEWLWSKGAHSFDDMTNVAKPTRAMLENNFVINHIKVDTMQRSSDGTVKNAVRLHDGLVVESVLIPTETRTTACVSSQVGCSLDCNFCATARLKRMRNLEPGEIYDQVLAIDKESRLYHNHPLSNIVFMGMGEPLMNYNNVIKAIDMITSPEGLGMSPKRIMVSTSGIPKMIKKMADDDVKFKLAVSLHSAIDEVRARIMPFSQNFPLKDLREALEYWYRKTKSKISYEYVVWKGINDDKASVDALVKFCKYVPCKVNLIEYNPIDDGEFQQASEESIMAYIKALENIGVVVKVRRSRGKDIDAACGQLANKEA from the coding sequence ATGCAAATCGAGAAAAAAGACATAAGAGCCTTATCAAAAGATCAGTTACGGGAGTTTTTTGTAGCAAATAATGACAAGGCGTTTCGTGGAAATCAGGTTTACGAATGGTTGTGGAGTAAAGGTGCACATAGCTTTGATGACATGACCAATGTGGCAAAACCTACCAGGGCGATGCTTGAAAATAACTTTGTAATCAATCATATTAAGGTTGATACCATGCAGCGCAGCAGTGACGGAACTGTAAAGAATGCTGTTCGGCTACATGACGGCCTTGTAGTCGAATCGGTTTTAATTCCTACTGAAACCAGAACAACAGCATGTGTATCCAGTCAGGTAGGATGCAGTCTGGATTGTAATTTTTGTGCCACTGCCCGATTAAAGCGTATGCGAAATCTGGAACCGGGTGAAATTTACGATCAGGTACTGGCAATTGATAAAGAAAGCCGTTTGTATCATAATCATCCACTTTCGAATATCGTTTTCATGGGTATGGGAGAGCCTTTGATGAATTATAACAATGTCATCAAAGCAATCGACATGATTACTTCTCCGGAAGGTTTAGGAATGTCGCCAAAAAGGATCATGGTTTCCACTTCCGGAATTCCTAAAATGATCAAAAAAATGGCCGACGATGATGTTAAATTCAAATTAGCAGTTTCCCTTCACTCTGCAATTGATGAAGTTCGTGCGCGAATTATGCCTTTCAGTCAAAATTTTCCATTAAAAGATTTGCGCGAAGCCTTAGAATACTGGTACAGGAAAACCAAAAGCAAAATCTCGTATGAATATGTAGTCTGGAAAGGAATCAATGACGACAAAGCCTCAGTAGATGCTTTGGTTAAGTTTTGTAAATATGTTCCCTGCAAAGTAAATTTAATAGAATACAATCCAATTGATGATGGCGAGTTTCAGCAGGCTTCAGAAGAATCTATTATGGCGTATATAAAAGCATTGGAAAATATTGGAGTAGTAGTAAAAGTACGCCGAAGCCGCGGAAAAGATATTGATGCTGCCTGTGGACAATTAGCGAATAAAGAAGCATAG
- a CDS encoding phytanoyl-CoA dioxygenase family protein yields the protein MKNLSQLDTEGFAIIDNVYNEDEIQKLISLIEDTTENNPENGTFRKSQDLFAIRQFHKQVPETLPLIFNQKLRDIIKTNFGEDYFITKSIYFDKPEKSNWFVAYHQDLTISVNKKIEVENFENWTVKQNQFAVQPPAAILENNFTIRIHIDKTTKDNGALKVINNSHSKGILRIEKLDFGKEKETNCEVQKGGIMIMKPLLFHASNKTTNNERRRVIHIEFSKQELPEGLQWSEKMVLQH from the coding sequence ATGAAGAATTTAAGTCAGTTAGATACTGAAGGTTTTGCAATTATTGATAATGTCTATAACGAAGATGAGATTCAAAAATTAATATCTTTAATTGAAGACACAACTGAAAATAATCCTGAAAACGGTACTTTCAGAAAATCTCAGGATTTGTTTGCAATAAGACAATTTCACAAACAAGTACCTGAAACTTTACCTCTTATATTCAACCAGAAATTACGGGATATTATAAAAACTAATTTTGGGGAAGACTATTTTATAACCAAATCCATTTATTTTGACAAACCTGAAAAGTCGAATTGGTTTGTGGCGTATCATCAGGATCTGACTATTTCTGTCAATAAAAAAATTGAGGTTGAGAATTTTGAAAACTGGACTGTAAAACAAAACCAATTTGCGGTTCAGCCTCCTGCTGCAATTCTGGAAAATAATTTTACCATCAGGATTCATATTGATAAGACCACGAAAGATAATGGTGCTTTGAAAGTGATTAATAATTCCCATTCTAAAGGAATTCTAAGAATTGAGAAACTTGATTTCGGAAAAGAAAAAGAAACCAACTGCGAAGTTCAAAAAGGCGGTATTATGATCATGAAACCTTTATTGTTTCATGCTTCAAACAAAACTACCAACAACGAACGAAGAAGGGTTATTCATATCGAATTCAGTAAACAGGAACTTCCTGAAGGATTGCAATGGAGCGAGAAAATGGTTTTACAGCATTAA
- a CDS encoding Sec-independent protein translocase subunit TatA/TatB — protein sequence MFGIGGGELVFIMFIVLMLFGSDKVPEIARTMGKAMAQLKNATNDIKNEIQKGAEENGLDTKSLTGITGDINAHINDAKANLLGDSGSFLGDTATEINKVKEDIDSISGPIKRQM from the coding sequence ATGTTTGGTATAGGAGGAGGAGAATTAGTTTTTATAATGTTTATAGTGCTAATGCTTTTTGGTTCAGACAAAGTGCCTGAAATTGCCCGTACAATGGGTAAAGCCATGGCGCAGTTAAAAAATGCAACGAACGATATTAAAAACGAGATTCAAAAAGGGGCCGAGGAAAATGGTCTTGATACTAAATCCCTGACCGGTATAACAGGCGATATCAACGCTCATATCAATGATGCGAAAGCTAATTTGCTGGGCGATTCCGGAAGCTTTCTGGGAGATACTGCGACAGAAATTAATAAAGTAAAAGAAGATATCGACTCCATCTCAGGACCTATAAAACGCCAAATGTAA